Below is a window of Undibacterium sp. YM2 DNA.
ATTAATCCGAATGCCCCTGATCCAGATGCCCTGTTAATCGAGGTTTACAAAAACTTGGCGGCAAATAATCTGCAACAGGCGCAAACCAAGATTGATGCGCTGGTAGAAGCCTACCCGCACTTCCAGTTGGCACACCTGATACAGGGCGACCTGCTGCTGATGCACACCCGCCCGGTACGCAGTTTTGGTGTCGGTGCCCTGACCCAGCCTGATAAACTGAAAGACTTGAGAGATGAGGCTGCGGCGCGCATACGCTCTTACCGTGAACGCCCCGCTCCCGACCTGATCCCCAGAGCCATCCTGCAACTGCGGGAAGACCAGAAACAGGCCATCGTCGTCGACGCAAAAAAATCGCGCTTATATGTGTATGAGAATGCGGCAGGGCAGCCCCGTCTGATCAATGACTTCTACATCAGCCAGGGCAAGTTTGGCATCAACAAGCTCAAAGAAGGTGATCAAAAAACACCTATAGGCGTGTATTACATTACCAGCCGCCTGGCTGGCACCAAACTGCCAAGCTTTTATGGCCCCGGCGCCCTGCCCTTGAATTATCCAAATGAATGGGACAAGTTCAATGGCCGCAATGGCTCCGGCATCTGGTTGCATGGCATGCCACCAGAGAGCTTCAGCCGCCCTCCGCTGGCATCTGATGGCTGCGTGGTGTTGACGAATCCGGATTTTTTAAAAATCTCGTCCATGGTCGATATAGGTAAAACACCCGTCATCATCAGTGAGCAAGTAGAATTTGTCAGCCGCAATAAATGGATATTGGACAGAAACTTTGCCGAAAAACTGCTGGATGACTGGCGCCTGGACATGCAAAGCCAGAATGCCAACCGCATTCTGACAAACTATTCACGCAATTTCAAAACCACTCAGGGCGATAATCTGAATACCTGGTTTCCCAAACAGCAGCAAAGTTGGGATAACTGGCATAATCCTGCTATTAAATTAAAAGACGTCACCCATTTCCGCTATCCCGGCAAAGATGAGCTGATAGTCAGCACCTTTACCCAGGAAACCAGCAATGGGAAAAGCAAAGCGGCTGTTCGTAAGCGTCAGTACTGGATGAAAGAAGCTGCCAGATGGCGCATAATTTACGAAACAACGGTGTGAGCCTTGTCGATTTGACCTATTTGCTACTATTTAATTCATCAACCTATAACGTATGCTGAATATGAAAATTTCAAAATCCGGATTGAGCAGTGTATTGCTGGGCACCTGCCTGATGATGGCGAGCGCTTTTAGTTTTGCCGAAGGGCAACCTAAAGTTTCCCTGA
It encodes the following:
- a CDS encoding murein L,D-transpeptidase family protein, giving the protein MAKSRPNKVAPAEINPNAPDPDALLIEVYKNLAANNLQQAQTKIDALVEAYPHFQLAHLIQGDLLLMHTRPVRSFGVGALTQPDKLKDLRDEAAARIRSYRERPAPDLIPRAILQLREDQKQAIVVDAKKSRLYVYENAAGQPRLINDFYISQGKFGINKLKEGDQKTPIGVYYITSRLAGTKLPSFYGPGALPLNYPNEWDKFNGRNGSGIWLHGMPPESFSRPPLASDGCVVLTNPDFLKISSMVDIGKTPVIISEQVEFVSRNKWILDRNFAEKLLDDWRLDMQSQNANRILTNYSRNFKTTQGDNLNTWFPKQQQSWDNWHNPAIKLKDVTHFRYPGKDELIVSTFTQETSNGKSKAAVRKRQYWMKEAARWRIIYETTV